A region of Syntrophorhabdus sp. DNA encodes the following proteins:
- a CDS encoding class I SAM-dependent methyltransferase, giving the protein MDERDLSTFGGTCRLSTTEAYHRQEIDGLGWELTVCNSLHPAGTPMRRVLEKDASYGHLLYDHLSCFMPLMDMTSILEIGAGYGYLMKDFLERNPGLRPCLMDISPALLGKQRETLAGHDVSYVLQDALEADAATLQRFELVILNENLGDFPTAVDVDQRVFEDREGAGDLPWRICRLFDTYNLEISQTPFNVNLGALEMVEKLCSSEVPRIFIGEHSCEAALPPALKPYMPLAFDGNPRRIRLKGHDEYTIKFSHLRRIAEYYGYRTVRGPFADYIVPNITEELKAILATRGLYSDSEEMIYHFIGDLYEYEYLVMVKEEDGG; this is encoded by the coding sequence ATGGACGAGAGAGACTTGTCAACCTTCGGCGGCACCTGCCGGCTGAGCACGACGGAAGCGTATCACAGACAGGAGATCGACGGTCTGGGGTGGGAGCTGACCGTCTGCAATTCCCTCCATCCCGCCGGTACGCCGATGCGCCGGGTCCTCGAGAAGGATGCTTCCTACGGGCATCTGCTCTATGACCATCTCAGCTGTTTCATGCCCCTCATGGACATGACGTCCATCCTCGAGATCGGAGCCGGCTACGGCTACCTTATGAAGGATTTCCTGGAGAGGAACCCCGGATTGCGTCCCTGTCTCATGGACATCTCACCGGCGCTCCTCGGGAAACAGCGGGAGACGCTGGCCGGTCACGATGTATCCTACGTGCTGCAGGATGCCCTGGAGGCGGACGCCGCAACCCTTCAGCGCTTCGAGCTGGTGATCCTCAACGAGAACCTCGGTGACTTTCCGACGGCGGTGGACGTGGACCAACGGGTCTTCGAGGACCGGGAGGGAGCCGGTGACCTGCCCTGGAGGATATGCCGTCTCTTTGACACCTACAACCTCGAGATATCGCAGACTCCCTTCAACGTCAACCTCGGGGCTCTGGAGATGGTCGAGAAGCTCTGTTCTTCAGAGGTGCCCCGCATCTTCATAGGGGAACACAGCTGTGAAGCGGCCCTTCCTCCGGCCCTTAAGCCGTACATGCCCCTCGCGTTCGACGGCAACCCCCGGCGCATCCGCTTAAAGGGCCACGACGAATACACCATCAAGTTCTCCCACCTGCGCCGCATAGCCGAATATTACGGCTACAGGACCGTCCGCGGCCCCTTTGCCGACTACATCGTGCCCAACATCACGGAGGAGTTGAAGGCGATCCTTGCCACGAGGGGCCTCTACAGCGACTCCGAAGAGATGATCTACCACTTCATCGGCGACCTGTACGAGTATGAGTACCTGGTGATGGTGAAGGAAGAGGACGGGGGATGA
- a CDS encoding OFA family MFS transporter — MSDNAKVFGMSANAGRWVFVVLGMIINLCLGAVYAYSVFKGPLEKLFQATAKQGNMPFMVFIAIFALFTFLAGRFIDKLGPRIVMIVGGVIVGLGWMLAKFSGSITMVSITYGIIGGAGVGLVYGGPVSVCTKWFPDRKGLAVGLALLGFGGSAFITAPLAKSLIASSGPLNTFLYMGAGFLVVTVILSMFMKFPPAGWKPAGWNPPQATGGGASAITPGGMLATSSFYGLWICYLFGTTAGLMAIGVSATVGGEVIGLDVGTAAFLVSIFAIFNGIGRPIFGSLADKITPRYAAIVTFVIIGVSSLMMLGAGKGSVAIFAVAFCGFWLTLGGWLAIGPASTASFFGLEGYAQKYGIVFSAYGLGAIVGGIISGMAKDTFGSYTAAFWPTLILSIVGIFVAFFLLRPPKAK; from the coding sequence ATGTCGGATAACGCGAAGGTCTTTGGTATGTCCGCGAACGCCGGGAGGTGGGTGTTCGTGGTCCTTGGCATGATCATCAACCTGTGCCTTGGAGCTGTCTACGCATACAGTGTGTTCAAAGGACCACTGGAAAAGCTGTTTCAGGCAACAGCAAAGCAGGGCAACATGCCTTTCATGGTCTTCATAGCCATCTTTGCCCTTTTCACGTTCCTGGCAGGCCGGTTCATCGATAAGCTCGGCCCCCGGATCGTCATGATCGTCGGTGGCGTCATCGTCGGTTTGGGATGGATGCTGGCGAAATTCTCCGGCAGCATCACCATGGTCTCGATCACGTACGGAATCATCGGCGGCGCGGGCGTTGGCCTCGTGTACGGCGGGCCGGTCTCTGTCTGCACGAAATGGTTCCCTGACAGAAAGGGCCTCGCCGTCGGTCTCGCCCTGCTCGGCTTTGGAGGCTCCGCCTTCATCACGGCGCCGCTGGCCAAGTCCCTCATCGCATCTTCGGGACCTCTCAACACGTTTCTTTACATGGGTGCCGGGTTTCTCGTTGTCACCGTCATCCTGTCCATGTTCATGAAGTTCCCGCCGGCAGGATGGAAACCGGCAGGATGGAACCCTCCCCAGGCCACGGGCGGCGGCGCCAGCGCCATCACCCCGGGCGGCATGCTGGCGACATCGAGCTTCTACGGCCTCTGGATCTGCTATCTCTTCGGTACGACCGCCGGTCTTATGGCAATAGGCGTCTCGGCAACGGTAGGTGGTGAGGTCATCGGCCTCGATGTCGGCACCGCGGCGTTCCTTGTCTCCATATTTGCCATATTCAATGGTATAGGCAGACCCATCTTCGGCTCCCTGGCGGACAAGATCACGCCCCGGTACGCAGCCATTGTCACCTTTGTCATCATAGGCGTATCCTCCCTCATGATGCTCGGCGCCGGCAAGGGTTCCGTGGCTATCTTCGCCGTTGCCTTCTGCGGTTTCTGGCTCACCCTTGGCGGCTGGCTCGCCATCGGCCCGGCCAGCACGGCGTCCTTCTTCGGTCTTGAGGGGTACGCGCAGAAATACGGCATCGTCTTCAGCGCCTACGGTCTCGGCGCCATCGTCGGCGGCATCATTTCCGGTATGGCGAAAGACACCTTCGGAAGCTACACGGCAGCCTTCTGGCCCACCCTGATACTCAGCATAGTGGGCATCTTCGTCGCGTTCTTCCTCCTCAGGCCGCCGAAGGCAAAGTAG